In Escherichia ruysiae, a genomic segment contains:
- the speA gene encoding biosynthetic arginine decarboxylase, with product MSDDMSMSLPSSAGEHGVLRSMQEVAMSSQEASKMLRTYNIAWWGNNYYDVNELGHISVCPDPDVPEARVDLAQLVKTREAQGQRLPALFCFPQILQHRLRSINAAFKRARESYGYNGDYFLVYPIKVNQHRRVIESLIHSGEPLGLEAGSKAELMAVLAHAGMTRSVIVCNGYKDREYIRLALIGEKMGHKVYLVIEKMSEIAIVLDEAERLNVVPRLGVRARLASQGSGKWQSSGGEKSKFGLAATQVLQLVETLREAGRLDSLQLLHFHLGSQMANIRDIATGVRESARFYVELHKLGVNIQCFDVGGGLGVDYEGTRSQSDCSVNYGLNEYANNIIWAIGDACEENGLPHPTVITESGRAVTAHHTVLVSNIIGVERNEYTVPTAPAEDAPRALQSMWETWQEMHEPGTRRSLREWLHDSQMDLHDIHIGYSSGTYNLQERAWAEQLYLSMCHEVQKQLDPQNRAHRPIIDELQERMADKMYVNFSLFQSMPDAWGIDQLFPVLPLEGLDQVPERRAVLLDITCDSDGAIDHYIDGDGIATTMPMPEYDPENPPMLGFFMVGAYQEILGNMHNLFGDTEAVDVFVFPDGSVEVELSDEGDTVADMLQYVQLDPKTLLTQFRDQVKKTDLDAELQQQFLEEFEAGLYGYTYLEDE from the coding sequence ATGTCTGACGACATGTCTATGAGTTTGCCTTCGTCAGCGGGCGAACACGGTGTACTACGCTCCATGCAGGAGGTTGCAATGAGCTCCCAGGAAGCCAGCAAGATGCTGCGTACTTACAATATTGCCTGGTGGGGCAATAACTACTATGACGTTAACGAGCTGGGCCACATTAGCGTGTGCCCGGACCCGGACGTCCCGGAAGCTCGCGTCGATCTCGCGCAGTTAGTGAAAACTCGTGAAGCACAGGGCCAGCGTCTGCCTGCACTGTTCTGTTTCCCACAGATCCTGCAGCACCGTTTGCGTTCTATTAACGCCGCGTTCAAACGTGCGCGGGAATCCTACGGCTATAACGGCGATTACTTCCTCGTTTATCCGATCAAAGTTAACCAGCACCGCCGCGTGATTGAGTCCCTGATTCATTCGGGCGAACCGCTGGGCCTGGAAGCCGGTTCCAAAGCGGAGTTGATGGCGGTGCTGGCACATGCTGGCATGACCCGTAGCGTCATCGTTTGCAACGGTTATAAGGACCGCGAATATATCCGCCTGGCATTAATTGGCGAGAAGATGGGCCACAAGGTCTATCTGGTCATTGAGAAGATGTCAGAAATTGCCATTGTGCTGGATGAAGCAGAACGTCTGAATGTCGTTCCTCGTCTGGGCGTGCGTGCACGTCTGGCTTCGCAGGGCTCCGGTAAATGGCAGTCCTCCGGCGGGGAAAAATCGAAGTTCGGCCTGGCTGCGACTCAGGTACTGCAACTGGTTGAAACGCTGCGTGAAGCCGGGCGTCTCGACAGTCTGCAACTGCTGCACTTCCACCTCGGTTCGCAGATGGCGAATATTCGCGATATCGCGACAGGCGTTCGTGAATCCGCGCGTTTCTATGTGGAACTGCACAAGCTGGGCGTCAATATTCAGTGCTTCGACGTCGGCGGCGGCCTGGGCGTGGATTATGAAGGCACCCGTTCGCAGTCCGACTGTTCGGTGAACTACGGCCTCAATGAATACGCTAACAACATCATCTGGGCGATTGGTGATGCGTGTGAAGAAAATGGTCTGCCGCATCCGACGGTAATCACCGAGTCGGGTCGTGCGGTGACTGCGCATCACACCGTGCTGGTGTCAAATATCATCGGCGTGGAACGTAACGAATACACAGTGCCGACCGCACCTGCAGAAGACGCACCGCGCGCCCTGCAAAGCATGTGGGAAACCTGGCAGGAAATGCACGAACCGGGGACTCGCCGTTCTCTGCGTGAGTGGCTGCATGACAGCCAGATGGATCTGCACGATATTCATATCGGATACTCTTCGGGCACTTACAATCTGCAAGAACGTGCATGGGCTGAACAGCTCTATCTGAGCATGTGCCATGAAGTGCAGAAGCAGCTGGATCCGCAAAATCGCGCTCATCGTCCGATAATCGACGAACTGCAGGAACGTATGGCGGACAAAATGTACGTCAACTTCTCGCTGTTCCAGTCAATGCCGGACGCATGGGGGATCGACCAGTTGTTCCCGGTTCTGCCGCTGGAAGGGCTGGATCAAGTGCCGGAACGTCGCGCTGTGCTGCTGGATATCACCTGTGACTCTGACGGTGCTATCGACCACTATATTGATGGTGACGGTATTGCCACGACAATGCCAATGCCGGAGTACGATCCAGAGAATCCGCCGATGCTCGGTTTCTTTATGGTCGGTGCCTATCAGGAGATCCTCGGCAACATGCACAACCTGTTCGGTGATACCGAAGCGGTTGATGTGTTCGTCTTCCCTGACGGCAGCGTAGAAGTGGAGCTGTCTGATGAAGGTGATACCGTTGCGGACATGTTGCAATATGTACAGCTCGATCCGAAAACGCTGTTAACCCAGTTCCGTGATCAAGTGAAGAAAACCGATCTGGATGCTGAGCTGCAACAACAGTTCCTGGAAGAGTTCGAGGCAGGGTTGTACGGATATACCTATCTTGAAGATGAATAA
- the loiP gene encoding metalloprotease LoiP, producing the protein MKIRALLVAMSVATVLTGCQNMDSSGLLSSGAEAFQAYSLSDAQVKALSDQACQEMDSKATIAPANSEYAKRLTTIANALGNNINGQPVNYKVYMAKDVNAFAMANGCIRVYSGLMDMMTDNEVEAVIGHEMGHVALGHVKKGMQVALGTNAVRVAAASAGGIVGSLSQSQLGDLGEKLVNSQFSQRQEAEADDYSYDLLRQRGISPAGLATSFEKLAKLEEGRQSSMFDDHPASAERAQHIRDRMSADGIK; encoded by the coding sequence ATGAAAATTCGCGCCTTATTGGTAGCAATGAGCGTGGCAACGGTACTGACCGGTTGCCAGAATATGGACTCCAGTGGACTGCTCTCATCAGGAGCGGAAGCTTTTCAGGCTTACAGTTTGAGTGACGCCCAGGTGAAAGCCCTGAGCGATCAGGCATGTCAGGAGATGGACAGCAAGGCGACGATTGCGCCAGCCAATAGTGAATATGCTAAGCGTCTGACCACCATAGCCAACGCGCTAGGCAACAATATCAACGGTCAGCCGGTGAATTACAAAGTGTATATGGCGAAAGATGTAAACGCCTTTGCAATGGCCAACGGCTGTATCCGCGTCTATAGCGGGCTGATGGATATGATGACGGATAACGAAGTTGAAGCGGTGATCGGTCACGAAATGGGGCACGTGGCGTTAGGCCATGTGAAGAAAGGGATGCAGGTGGCACTTGGTACAAACGCCGTGCGAGTAGCTGCGGCCTCTGCGGGCGGGATTGTCGGCAGTTTATCGCAATCACAACTTGGTGACCTGGGCGAAAAGCTAGTCAATTCGCAATTCTCTCAACGCCAGGAAGCGGAAGCGGATGATTATTCCTACGATTTGTTGCGCCAACGCGGCATCAGCCCGGCAGGTCTCGCCACCAGCTTTGAAAAACTGGCGAAACTGGAAGAAGGTCGCCAAAGCTCAATGTTTGACGACCATCCGGCATCCGCCGAACGCGCCCAGCATATTCGCGATCGTATGAGCGCGGATGGGATTAAGTAA
- the cmtA gene encoding PTS mannitol transporter subunit IICB, translated as MENKSARAKVQAFGGFLTAMVIPNIGAFIAWGFITALFIPTGWLPNEHFAKIVGPMITYLLPVMIGSTGGHLVGGKRGAVMGGIGTIGVIVGAEIPMFLGSMIMGPLGGLMIKYIDKALEKRIPAGFEMVINNFSLGIAGMALCLLGFEVIGPAVLIANTFVKECIEALVHAGYLPLLSVINEPAKVLFLNNAIDQGVYYPLGMQQASVNGKSIFFMVASNPGPGLGLLLAFTLFGKGMSKRSAPGAMIIHFLGGIHELYFPYVLMKPLTIIAMIAGGMSGTWMFNLLDGGLVAGPSPGSIFAYLALTPKGSFLATIAGVTLGTLVSFAITSLILKMEKTVETESEDEFAQSANAVKAMKQEGAFSLSRVKRIAFVCDAGMGSSAMGATTFRKRLEKAGLAIEVKHYAIENVPADADIVVTHASLEGRVKRVTDKPLILINNYIGDPKLDTLFNQLTAEHKH; from the coding sequence ATGGAAAACAAGTCTGCTCGTGCAAAGGTTCAGGCTTTTGGGGGCTTTTTGACCGCTATGGTCATTCCCAATATCGGTGCTTTTATTGCCTGGGGTTTTATTACTGCATTATTTATTCCTACCGGCTGGCTGCCTAACGAACATTTCGCCAAAATTGTCGGCCCAATGATTACCTATTTATTACCGGTGATGATTGGTTCTACCGGTGGTCACCTGGTCGGCGGTAAACGCGGTGCGGTGATGGGGGGAATAGGGACGATTGGCGTAATTGTGGGTGCTGAAATCCCCATGTTCCTGGGTTCGATGATTATGGGACCGCTTGGCGGCCTGATGATTAAATATATCGATAAGGCACTGGAAAAACGCATCCCCGCTGGTTTTGAGATGGTTATCAATAACTTCTCATTAGGTATCGCCGGGATGGCTCTCTGCCTGCTAGGTTTTGAAGTTATCGGTCCAGCGGTGTTAATTGCCAATACTTTCGTCAAAGAGTGTATTGAGGCGCTGGTTCATGCGGGATATCTGCCTCTGCTGTCTGTTATCAATGAACCCGCGAAAGTGCTTTTCCTCAATAACGCGATAGATCAGGGCGTCTATTACCCGTTGGGGATGCAACAGGCTTCGGTTAACGGCAAATCCATCTTCTTTATGGTGGCGTCGAATCCGGGGCCAGGGTTGGGGTTGCTGCTGGCGTTTACCTTGTTTGGTAAAGGGATGAGTAAACGTTCTGCGCCCGGGGCGATGATTATTCACTTTCTTGGCGGCATCCACGAACTGTATTTCCCGTATGTGTTGATGAAGCCGCTGACCATTATCGCCATGATTGCGGGCGGTATGTCTGGCACCTGGATGTTTAATTTGCTGGACGGTGGTCTGGTGGCAGGCCCAAGTCCGGGGTCTATCTTTGCCTACCTGGCACTGACGCCGAAAGGTTCGTTCCTGGCGACAATCGCCGGTGTTACACTCGGTACTCTGGTGTCCTTTGCCATCACTTCCCTGATACTGAAGATGGAAAAAACGGTGGAAACGGAGAGCGAAGATGAGTTTGCTCAGTCAGCCAATGCGGTTAAAGCGATGAAACAAGAAGGTGCATTCTCGTTAAGCCGGGTTAAGCGTATTGCCTTTGTTTGCGATGCGGGGATGGGCTCCAGCGCGATGGGCGCAACCACCTTCCGTAAGCGCCTGGAAAAAGCGGGGCTGGCAATAGAAGTAAAACATTACGCGATAGAAAACGTGCCTGCGGATGCCGATATTGTGGTCACACACGCCAGTCTGGAAGGGCGCGTGAAACGTGTGACGGACAAACCACTGATATTGATTAATAACTACATTGGTGATCCAAAACTCGACACCTTATTTAATCAATTAACCGCCGAACATAAACACTGA
- the tkt gene encoding transketolase gives MSSRKELANAIRALSMDAVQKAKSGHPGAPMGMADIAEVLWRDFLKHNPQNPSWADRDRFVLSNGHGSMLIYSLLHLTGYDLPMEELKNFRQLHSKTPGHPEVGYTAGVETTTGPLGQGIANAVGMAIAEKTLAAQFNRPGHDIVDHYTYAFMGDGCMMEGISHEVCSLAGTLKLGKLIAFYDDNGISIDGHVEGWFTDDTAMRFEAYGWHVIRDIDGHDAASIKRAVEEARAVTDKPSLLMCKTIIGFGSPNKAGTHDSHGAPLGDAEIALTREQLGWKYAPFEIPSEIYAQWDAKEAGQAKESAWNEKFAAYAKAYPQEAAEFTRRMKGEMPSDFDAKAKEFIAKLQANPAKIASRKASQNAIEAFGPLLPEFLGGSADLAPSNLTLWSGSKAINEDAAGNYIHYGVREFGMTAIANGISLHGGFLPYTSTFLMFVEYARNAVRMAALMKQRQVMVYTHDSIGLGEDGPTHQPVEQVASLRVTPNMSTWRPCDQVESAVAWKYGVERQDGPTALILSRQNLAQQERTEEQLANIARGGYVLKDCAGQPELIFIATGSEVELAVAAYEKLTAEGVKARVVSMPSTDAFDKQDAAYRESVLPKAVTARVAVEAGIADYWYKYVGLNGAIVGMTTFGESAPAEQLFEEFGFTVENVVAKAKELL, from the coding sequence ATGTCCTCACGTAAAGAGCTTGCCAATGCTATTCGTGCGCTGAGCATGGACGCAGTACAGAAAGCCAAATCCGGTCACCCGGGCGCCCCGATGGGTATGGCTGACATTGCCGAAGTCCTGTGGCGTGATTTCCTGAAACACAACCCGCAGAATCCGTCCTGGGCTGACCGTGACCGCTTTGTGCTGTCCAACGGCCACGGCTCCATGCTGATTTACAGCCTGCTGCACCTCACTGGTTACGATCTGCCGATGGAAGAACTGAAAAACTTCCGTCAGCTGCACTCCAAAACTCCGGGCCACCCGGAAGTGGGCTACACCGCAGGTGTAGAAACCACCACTGGTCCGCTGGGGCAGGGTATTGCGAACGCAGTCGGTATGGCGATTGCAGAAAAAACGCTGGCGGCGCAGTTTAACCGTCCGGGTCACGACATTGTCGACCACTACACCTACGCCTTCATGGGCGATGGCTGCATGATGGAAGGCATTTCCCACGAAGTTTGCTCTCTGGCGGGCACGCTGAAGCTGGGCAAACTGATTGCGTTCTACGATGACAACGGGATTTCTATCGATGGTCACGTTGAAGGTTGGTTCACCGACGATACCGCAATGCGTTTCGAAGCCTACGGCTGGCACGTTATTCGTGATATCGACGGTCATGACGCGGCATCTATCAAACGCGCAGTAGAAGAAGCGCGTGCAGTGACTGACAAACCGTCCCTGCTGATGTGCAAAACTATCATCGGTTTCGGTTCGCCGAACAAAGCCGGTACGCACGACTCCCACGGTGCGCCGCTGGGTGACGCTGAAATTGCCCTGACCCGCGAGCAACTGGGCTGGAAATATGCACCGTTCGAAATCCCGTCTGAAATCTATGCTCAGTGGGATGCGAAAGAAGCAGGCCAGGCGAAAGAATCCGCATGGAACGAGAAATTCGCTGCTTATGCGAAAGCTTATCCGCAGGAAGCCGCTGAATTTACCCGTCGTATGAAAGGCGAAATGCCGTCTGACTTCGACGCGAAAGCGAAAGAGTTTATCGCGAAGTTGCAGGCTAATCCGGCGAAAATCGCCAGCCGTAAAGCGTCTCAGAATGCCATCGAAGCGTTCGGTCCGCTGTTGCCGGAATTCCTCGGCGGCTCCGCTGACCTGGCTCCGTCTAACCTGACCCTGTGGTCTGGTTCTAAAGCAATCAACGAAGATGCTGCCGGTAACTACATCCACTACGGTGTTCGCGAGTTCGGTATGACCGCGATTGCTAACGGTATCTCCCTGCATGGCGGCTTCCTGCCGTACACCTCCACCTTCCTGATGTTCGTAGAATACGCACGTAATGCGGTACGTATGGCTGCGCTGATGAAACAGCGTCAGGTGATGGTTTACACCCACGACTCCATCGGTCTGGGCGAAGATGGCCCAACTCACCAGCCGGTTGAGCAGGTTGCTTCTCTGCGCGTGACCCCGAACATGTCTACATGGCGTCCGTGTGACCAGGTTGAATCCGCTGTAGCGTGGAAATACGGCGTTGAGCGTCAGGACGGCCCGACCGCCCTGATCCTCTCCCGTCAGAACCTGGCGCAGCAGGAACGTACTGAAGAGCAGCTGGCAAACATCGCGCGCGGTGGTTATGTGCTGAAAGACTGTGCCGGTCAGCCGGAACTGATCTTTATTGCTACTGGTTCTGAAGTTGAGCTGGCTGTTGCCGCTTACGAAAAACTGACTGCCGAAGGCGTGAAAGCGCGCGTGGTTTCCATGCCGTCTACCGACGCATTCGACAAGCAGGACGCTGCTTACCGTGAGTCTGTACTGCCGAAAGCGGTTACTGCACGCGTTGCAGTAGAAGCGGGTATTGCTGACTACTGGTACAAGTATGTTGGTCTGAACGGTGCTATCGTCGGCATGACCACCTTCGGTGAATCTGCACCGGCAGAGCAACTGTTTGAAGAGTTCGGCTTCACCGTTGAAAACGTGGTAGCGAAAGCAAAAGAACTGCTGTAA
- the yqgB gene encoding acid stress response protein YqgB, with product MKKKPVAQSERQHTLLENPCAYGLLSQFQAAIVVNCFTLNKII from the coding sequence ATGAAAAAGAAACCGGTTGCGCAGTCGGAGCGTCAGCATACGCTGCTGGAAAATCCGTGTGCTTATGGGTTGTTATCGCAGTTTCAGGCTGCGATAGTGGTTAACTGTTTTACACTTAATAAAATAATTTGA
- the speB gene encoding agmatinase: MSTLGHQYDNSLVSNAFGFLRLPMNFQPYDSDADWVITGVPFDMATSGRAGGRHGPAAIRQVSTNLAWEHNRFPWNFDMRERLNVVDCGDLVYAFGDAREMSEKLQAHAEKLLAAGKRMLSFGGDHFVTLPLLRAHAKHFGKMALVHFDAHTDTYANGCEFDHGTMFYTAPKEGLIDPNHSVQIGIRTEFDKDNGFTVLDACQVNDRSVDDVIAQVKQIVGDMPVYLTFDIDCLDPAFAPGTGTPVIGGLTSDRAIKLVRGLKDLNIVGMDVVEVAPAYDQSEITALAAATLALEMLYIQAAKKGE; encoded by the coding sequence ATGAGCACCTTAGGGCATCAATACGATAACTCACTGGTTTCCAACGCCTTTGGTTTTTTACGCCTGCCGATGAACTTCCAGCCGTATGACAGCGATGCTGACTGGGTGATTACCGGCGTACCGTTCGATATGGCCACTTCTGGTCGTGCGGGTGGTCGTCACGGTCCGGCGGCTATCCGTCAGGTATCAACTAACCTGGCCTGGGAACACAACCGTTTCCCGTGGAATTTCGACATGCGCGAGCGCCTGAACGTCGTGGACTGCGGCGATCTGGTATATGCCTTCGGCGATGCTCGTGAGATGAGCGAGAAATTGCAGGCGCACGCAGAGAAACTGCTGGCTGCCGGTAAGCGTATGCTCTCCTTCGGTGGTGACCACTTTGTTACGCTGCCGCTGCTGCGCGCCCATGCAAAGCATTTCGGCAAAATGGCGCTGGTGCACTTTGACGCCCACACCGATACCTATGCGAACGGTTGTGAATTTGACCACGGCACGATGTTCTATACCGCGCCAAAAGAAGGTCTGATTGACCCGAATCATTCCGTGCAGATTGGTATTCGTACCGAGTTTGATAAAGACAACGGCTTTACCGTGCTGGACGCCTGCCAGGTGAACGATCGCAGCGTGGATGATGTTATCGCCCAGGTGAAACAGATTGTGGGTGATATGCCGGTTTATCTGACTTTTGATATCGACTGTCTTGATCCGGCATTCGCGCCAGGAACCGGTACGCCAGTGATTGGCGGCCTGACCTCCGATCGCGCCATTAAACTGGTACGCGGCCTGAAAGATCTCAACATTGTTGGGATGGACGTTGTGGAAGTGGCTCCGGCATACGATCAGTCGGAAATCACCGCTCTGGCAGCAGCGACGCTGGCGCTGGAGATGCTGTATATTCAGGCGGCGAAAAAGGGCGAGTAA
- a CDS encoding zinc-binding dehydrogenase, translated as MKTKVAAIYGKRDVRLREFELPEITDNELLVSVISDSVCLSTWKAALLGSEHKRVPDDLENHPVITGHECAGVIVEVGKNLTGKYKKGQRFVLQPAMGLPSGYSAGYSYEYFGGNATYMIIPEIAINLGCVLPYHGSYFAAASLAEPMCCIIGAYHANYHTTQYVYEHRMGVKPGGNIALLACAGPMGIGAIDYAINGGIQPSRVVVVDIDEKRLAQVQKLLPVELAASKGIELVYVNTKGMSDPVQTLRTLTGDAGFDDVFVYAAVSSVVEMADELLAEDGCLNFFAGPTDKNFKVPFNFYNVHYNSTHVVGTSGGSTDDMKEAIALSATGQLQPSFMVTHIGGLDAVPETVLNLPDIPGGKKLIYNGVTMPLTAIADFAEKGKTDPLFKELARLVEETHGIWNEQAEKYLLAQFGVDIGEAAQ; from the coding sequence ATGAAAACCAAAGTTGCTGCTATTTATGGCAAGCGGGATGTCCGTCTGCGCGAATTTGAACTGCCAGAAATTACCGATAATGAACTGTTAGTGAGTGTAATTTCTGACAGCGTCTGTTTATCGACCTGGAAAGCGGCGTTACTCGGTAGTGAACATAAACGCGTACCCGACGATTTAGAAAATCATCCGGTCATTACCGGGCATGAATGTGCCGGGGTTATTGTCGAAGTGGGTAAAAATCTCACTGGCAAATATAAAAAAGGCCAGCGTTTTGTATTGCAACCGGCAATGGGATTACCCAGTGGATATTCAGCCGGATACAGCTACGAATATTTCGGCGGTAATGCCACCTATATGATTATTCCCGAAATCGCCATTAACCTGGGCTGTGTATTACCTTATCACGGTTCTTATTTTGCAGCGGCGTCGCTCGCGGAGCCGATGTGTTGCATAATTGGCGCTTATCATGCCAATTATCACACCACGCAATATGTTTATGAGCACCGCATGGGCGTCAAACCTGGCGGCAATATTGCGCTGCTGGCCTGTGCTGGCCCGATGGGAATTGGCGCTATCGATTACGCCATTAACGGCGGCATACAACCGTCGCGGGTAGTGGTGGTCGATATCGACGAAAAACGCCTGGCACAGGTGCAGAAGTTGCTGCCGGTAGAACTGGCGGCCAGTAAAGGCATTGAGCTGGTGTATGTGAATACCAAAGGGATGAGCGATCCAGTCCAGACGCTGCGGACGCTGACAGGAGATGCCGGGTTCGATGACGTGTTTGTCTATGCGGCGGTGTCTTCGGTCGTTGAGATGGCTGATGAGTTGCTGGCAGAAGACGGCTGCCTGAACTTCTTTGCCGGCCCGACGGATAAAAACTTCAAAGTGCCGTTTAACTTCTACAACGTCCATTACAACAGCACGCACGTCGTCGGTACATCCGGCGGTTCAACGGACGACATGAAAGAGGCGATTGCCCTTAGCGCCACGGGGCAGTTGCAACCGTCGTTTATGGTGACCCATATTGGTGGGCTGGATGCGGTGCCAGAAACCGTGCTCAATCTGCCGGATATCCCCGGCGGTAAAAAACTCATTTATAACGGCGTCACCATGCCGCTCACTGCCATTGCCGATTTTGCCGAAAAAGGCAAAACCGATCCGCTGTTTAAAGAGCTGGCGCGGCTGGTTGAGGAAACGCACGGCATCTGGAATGAACAGGCCGAGAAATATCTGCTGGCGCAATTTGGCGTTGATATCGGGGAGGCCGCGCAATGA
- the metK gene encoding methionine adenosyltransferase: MAKHLFTSESVSEGHPDKIADQISDAVLDAILEQDPKARVACETYVKTGMVLVGGEITTSAWVDIEEITRNTVREIGYVHSDMGFDANSCAVLSAIGKQSPDINQGVDRADPLEQGAGDQGLMFGYATNETDVLMPAPITYAHRLVQRQAEVRKNGTLPWLRPDAKSQVTFQYDDGKIVGIDAVVLSTQHSEEIDQKSLQEAVMEEIIKPILPAEWLTSATKFFINPTGRFVIGGPMGDCGLTGRKIIVDTYGGMARHGGGAFSGKDPSKVDRSAAYAARYVAKNIVAAGLADRCEIQVSYAIGVAEPTSIMVETFGTEKVPSEQLTLLVREFFDLRPYGLIQMLDLLHPIYKETAAYGHFGREHFPWEKTDKAQLLRDAAGLK; encoded by the coding sequence ATGGCAAAACACCTTTTTACGTCCGAGTCCGTCTCTGAAGGGCATCCTGACAAAATTGCTGACCAAATCTCTGATGCTGTTTTAGATGCGATCCTCGAACAGGATCCGAAAGCACGCGTTGCTTGCGAAACCTACGTAAAAACCGGCATGGTCTTAGTTGGCGGTGAAATCACCACCAGCGCCTGGGTAGACATCGAAGAGATCACCCGTAACACCGTTCGTGAAATTGGCTATGTGCATTCCGACATGGGCTTTGACGCTAACTCCTGTGCGGTTCTGAGCGCCATCGGCAAACAATCTCCTGACATCAACCAGGGCGTTGACCGTGCCGATCCGCTGGAACAGGGCGCGGGTGACCAGGGTCTGATGTTTGGCTACGCGACCAATGAAACCGACGTGCTGATGCCAGCACCAATCACCTATGCACACCGTTTGGTACAGCGTCAGGCTGAAGTGCGTAAAAACGGCACTCTGCCGTGGCTACGCCCGGACGCGAAAAGCCAGGTGACTTTCCAGTATGACGACGGCAAAATCGTCGGCATCGATGCTGTAGTGCTTTCCACCCAGCATTCTGAAGAGATCGACCAGAAATCCCTGCAAGAAGCGGTGATGGAAGAGATCATCAAGCCGATTCTGCCCGCTGAATGGCTGACTTCCGCAACCAAATTCTTCATCAACCCGACCGGACGTTTTGTTATCGGCGGCCCGATGGGTGACTGCGGTCTGACTGGTCGTAAAATCATCGTTGATACCTACGGCGGCATGGCTCGCCACGGTGGCGGTGCGTTCTCTGGTAAAGATCCATCAAAAGTGGACCGCTCCGCAGCCTACGCGGCACGTTATGTAGCGAAAAACATCGTTGCTGCAGGTCTGGCCGACCGTTGTGAAATTCAGGTTTCCTACGCGATCGGCGTGGCAGAACCGACCTCCATCATGGTCGAAACTTTCGGTACTGAGAAAGTGCCTTCTGAACAGCTGACCCTGCTGGTACGCGAGTTCTTCGACCTGCGTCCATACGGTCTGATTCAGATGCTGGATCTGCTGCACCCGATCTACAAAGAGACTGCGGCATACGGTCACTTTGGTCGCGAACATTTCCCATGGGAAAAAACCGACAAAGCGCAACTGCTGCGCGATGCAGCCGGTCTGAAATAA
- the cmtB gene encoding PTS mannitol transporter subunit IIA: protein MRLIDYFPESSISVIHAAKDWQEAIDFSMASLLTKNYINENYIQAIKDSTINNGSYYILAAGVAMPHARPECGALKTGMSLTLLKQGVYFPGNDEPIKLLIGLSAADADSHIGAIQALSELLCEEEILEQLLTASSEKQLADIISRE, encoded by the coding sequence ATGCGGCTTATTGATTATTTTCCAGAATCATCAATCTCAGTGATACATGCAGCTAAAGACTGGCAGGAGGCTATTGATTTTTCGATGGCATCATTATTAACAAAAAATTATATCAACGAGAATTACATTCAGGCTATTAAAGATTCCACCATTAACAACGGATCTTATTATATTCTCGCAGCAGGCGTAGCAATGCCTCATGCGCGACCAGAATGTGGGGCGCTCAAAACCGGAATGTCTTTGACGTTACTTAAACAAGGTGTTTATTTCCCTGGGAATGACGAACCGATTAAATTACTCATCGGGCTTTCTGCTGCCGATGCCGATTCGCACATTGGCGCTATTCAGGCGTTAAGTGAATTACTGTGCGAAGAAGAAATACTTGAACAACTCTTAACAGCATCATCAGAAAAACAATTAGCGGACATTATCAGCCGCGAATAA